ACGCCGACCCGTACGGGCGGCCCGCTCCGCCCGTGCCGCAGGGTCCCTACGGGCAACAGGGGCCGTACGCGCCGCCGGGCGGCCCGCAGCCGCCGCAGGGACAGCCGCCGTACGGCCCGCAGGGGCAGGGCGCGCCCTACGGAGCACCAGGACGATACGGGGCGGGGCATCAGGGGGCCGGACAGTACGGCGGCGGGCAACACGGGGCGGGGCACGGGCAGCCCGGGCAGTACGCGGGCGGGCAGTACGGGACGCACAACCCGTACCCGCAGCCAGGACCGCAGGGGCCCTACGCTCCCCACCCGAACGCCCCGCAGGGCCCTTACGGCACGCCGCCCCCGCCACGGCAGGGAGGCGGGCGGGCCGCGATGATCGTCGCGGGCGCCGCCGTCCTCGTCATCGCGATCGTCGCGACGGCGCTCGTCGTCCTGCGTCCCTGGCAGAGCCGGGACCCGAGCCGTCCCAGCGGGGGCGCCACCGCGGCGGGCCGCGAGGACGAGAAGGAGCGCGAGCCCGGCGCCGAACTCGGCGGCGCGCTCGGCTGGAAGGTGCCCGCGGCCTCCGGCAGGGAGCGCGCGGGCACCTCCGGCGTCCTCGGGTCATGGGCGACGCCCACGTCCTTCGTCCGCGCCGACGACTCGGCGATCGCCTCCTTCGAGGCCGGGAGCGGCAAGCCCCAATGGCAGCTCAAGCCACCGGCGGGCGGCAAGTTCTGCGGCGTGAGCCAGGAGTCGGCCGGCGGCGCCGTCGCGCTCGCCTACGGCCTGGAGCGCGAGTCCCCCTACGTCAAGGGCGTGACCAGCGTCGAGTGCGCCGACGTCGTCCTGGTCGACCTGGCCACCGGGCGCAGCGTCTGGCGGGCCGAGCTCACCGGCACCTACACCGTCACGGCCGCGAAGCGCATCGGCGCGACGCTGCCGCGCACCATGTCGCTCGCGGTCACCGGCGAGGCCGTGGTCGTCGCCTACGAGTGGAGCGCGGTCGGCCTCTCGCTGCGCGACGGCGCCGTGCGCTGGGAGCAGAAGCGGCTGCCGGTGAAGGGCGACGGCGTGTCGTCCTGCTTCTTCAGGGACGCGCTCGCGGGCAGGGACGGGGCCGTCCTGCTCGCCACCTGCGACAGGGACAACCCGATCGCCGTGCTGGCGGTCGACCCCGCCACGGGCGAGCGGCGCTGGCGCCGCGACCTCACCGCCGCCGAGCTCGGCGACGACTCCCCGAGCGGCAAATGGCTGCTGGCGGCCGACCCCATCGTCGTGGCGGTCCCCGAGATCCAGGACTCCGGCCGTTACCTCGTGCTGGACGACACCGGCCACCTGAGGTCCACCATCGCGCAGGGCGGAGCGTACGGGAACCTGGACATGCGGCCCGTCGGGCTGAGCGGGGGCGGCCGTCCCCGCTACCGCGTGCTGGTGACGCGCGACACCCTGGTGACCGCCACCTCCGCCACCCGCGTCACCGGCCTGCGCGACACCAACAGCCTGGTCGCGTTCGACCTGGCGACCGGGCGTCCCCGCTGGACCAAGGGGCTCGGCGAGAAGGACACCGCGGTGCCCGCCGTGATCGACGGGGACACCGTGATCGCGATGCGCACGGGCACCTACGAGGACCCGCCGCAGGCGTTCCGTCTCGCGCTCGCCGACGGCCGGGGCGGCCCCATGGGCCCCGCCTACGACCGCGAGCTGATCTACACCCCGGCCAACTGCCTCTACCGGTTCTCCGGCGGGCGGCTGTTCCTGGTGAGCAACATCGACACCAAGGTCGGCGCGGTGGTGCTCCGCTGACCGGCGCCTGAGCCGAAGGTCCCCCTGGCCTGGGACCTTCGGCGCTGACGGCCGCCCGCGCGCGGCGGGATGCTCGAAGGGAGACCGCGAACCGAAGAGGCGGCGATGATCATGCGCGTGGGGGAGGTCATGGGCAGGGTGGCCATCGCCGTGCAGCCGAACACGTCGTTCGCCGACGTCGTCGAGACGATGCGCCGCTTCAAGGTGGGGGCGGTGGCGGTGATCGACGCCGACCGGCGGCCGGTGGGCATCGTGTCGGCCCACGACCTCCTGCTGCGGCAGATCGACGCGCCGGCCGGCCACTGGATCTTCGAGGGACGCGCGCGCAGGACCGAGCGGGCCAAGGCGACCGGGAGGACCGCCGCCCAGGTCATGACCACCCCCGCGATCACCGTGACCGAGGGGACGACGGTCAGGGAGGCCGCCCGGGTCATGCACGACCACCACGTCAGGCAGCTGCCGGTCATCGACCGCGACAGCGGCAAGATCATCGGCACCGTGCACCAGTCCGACCTGCTCAAGGTCTTCGAACGCCCGCCCGCCGAGGTGCGCGCCGAGGTGGAGGACGCGCTCGCGCGCGCCGCCGTGGACCCGGCCTCGGTGACGGTCGGCGTCGAGCACGGGCTCGTGTCCTTGCGCGGCACGGTGCCGCTGCGCTCGCAGATCCCCCGGATCGTGGAGGGCGTGCGCGCGATCGACGGTGTCATCCAGGTGGACGACCGGCTGTCCTACGAGAGCGACGACCTGGTCACGGTGCCGCCGCTGTTCCTGTGACCCGCCGGGTCCGCGTGGGCTCTGGGGGAGGGGCCATGACGGGAAGGATCGTCGTCGGCATCGACGGCTCGCCGTCCGCGGTGGCGGCGGTGGAATGGGCGGCCGACGAGGCGGCGCGCGCCGGGGCGGCACTGAAGATCGTCCACGTGCGCGAGCCGTGGTCGTACCAGTTCCCGGTCCGCGCGGGCACGCCCGCCCCCGACTCGCTGACCGTGTACTGGAGGCGCGTCCTGTCCACCGCCGCCCAGTGGGTGCACGCCAACCGGCCAACGGTCCCGGTGACCTGCGCGCTCGTCGTCGGCGCCGCGGCCGAGCGGCTCACCACCGAGTCCGAGGAGGCCGACGAGCTGATCCTCGGCAGCAAGGGGCTCGGCGGGCTGCCCGGGATGGTCCTGGGCTCGGTGGGACGGTCGGTCGCCGGGCGCGCCGCGGGACCGGTGATCATCGTGCGCCGCGCGGGCCACGCGCGGCACGGCGCCGTCGTCGTCGGCTTCGACGGATCGGCCTCCTCGCAGGCCGCCCTGGCCTTCGCCCTCACGCAGGCGCGGGCGCGAGGGGCGCGGGCGCGGGTCGTCTACGCCTGGCAC
The Sphaerisporangium krabiense genome window above contains:
- a CDS encoding CBS domain-containing protein yields the protein MIMRVGEVMGRVAIAVQPNTSFADVVETMRRFKVGAVAVIDADRRPVGIVSAHDLLLRQIDAPAGHWIFEGRARRTERAKATGRTAAQVMTTPAITVTEGTTVREAARVMHDHHVRQLPVIDRDSGKIIGTVHQSDLLKVFERPPAEVRAEVEDALARAAVDPASVTVGVEHGLVSLRGTVPLRSQIPRIVEGVRAIDGVIQVDDRLSYESDDLVTVPPLFL
- a CDS encoding universal stress protein, with translation MTGRIVVGIDGSPSAVAAVEWAADEAARAGAALKIVHVREPWSYQFPVRAGTPAPDSLTVYWRRVLSTAAQWVHANRPTVPVTCALVVGAAAERLTTESEEADELILGSKGLGGLPGMVLGSVGRSVAGRAAGPVIIVRRAGHARHGAVVVGFDGSASSQAALAFALTQARARGARARVVYAWHTPPFTPYGTVYAGAAHEALAEECARIRGLLGPWQDRYPDVRMTGTAVRGHTVPALADASREADLVVVGSPPPGPPGTAFAGSVGQGVLRRARCPVAIVHPRGTAA
- a CDS encoding outer membrane protein assembly factor BamB family protein, encoding MIVAGAAVLVIAIVATALVVLRPWQSRDPSRPSGGATAAGREDEKEREPGAELGGALGWKVPAASGRERAGTSGVLGSWATPTSFVRADDSAIASFEAGSGKPQWQLKPPAGGKFCGVSQESAGGAVALAYGLERESPYVKGVTSVECADVVLVDLATGRSVWRAELTGTYTVTAAKRIGATLPRTMSLAVTGEAVVVAYEWSAVGLSLRDGAVRWEQKRLPVKGDGVSSCFFRDALAGRDGAVLLATCDRDNPIAVLAVDPATGERRWRRDLTAAELGDDSPSGKWLLAADPIVVAVPEIQDSGRYLVLDDTGHLRSTIAQGGAYGNLDMRPVGLSGGGRPRYRVLVTRDTLVTATSATRVTGLRDTNSLVAFDLATGRPRWTKGLGEKDTAVPAVIDGDTVIAMRTGTYEDPPQAFRLALADGRGGPMGPAYDRELIYTPANCLYRFSGGRLFLVSNIDTKVGAVVLR